A DNA window from Variovorax sp. J2L1-78 contains the following coding sequences:
- a CDS encoding putative bifunctional diguanylate cyclase/phosphodiesterase: MSTPSMLARTLSGHLTICEGQILWADEDAHQLLGYPVGALIDLPFSDVCINASGIPVPARGGVDGPDLLLKTHDGGTVRVDARAERMDDFCVLWSFSPVARGARAGRIDFLARHDALTRLPNRIPAVEELRERLNLRDGRLLAVCYLDIDRFRDVNDRFGPMGGDTVLREVARRLKAGLPHEAVVARVGGDEFALAVSVGSRQQCENLVAQLLARLAHPFRLKDDTARLRASVGVALMADAEQPTEVMLQHAQHAVFFAKRAGGSQLHFFDASQALEEQESLELRRAMAEGMARGEFWLAYQPKVDMRCGRVIGAEALIRWRHPAYGQLQPGDFIPHIENHELVEQLGDWAIGEALRQAAAWQAAGTGTSVSVNINPRQMQRSDFIERLGEHLARYPGLPAGTLELEILETSAIKDFATVTRFIEACKSFGVPVAMDDFGTGYSSLTYLRRLPVAALKLDQSFVNGVIDNAEDQAIVKGILLLAQGLGLKAIAEGVESVAHGGALMALGCTLGQGYGIARPMEPDALPGWIADYERAPLWGRAGDCS, translated from the coding sequence GTGTCGACCCCATCCATGCTCGCCCGCACCCTGTCCGGCCACCTCACCATCTGCGAAGGCCAGATCCTGTGGGCCGACGAGGATGCCCATCAACTGCTGGGTTATCCCGTGGGGGCGCTGATCGATCTGCCGTTCTCCGACGTGTGCATCAACGCGTCCGGCATCCCGGTGCCGGCGCGCGGCGGTGTCGACGGCCCCGACCTGCTGCTCAAGACGCATGACGGCGGCACGGTGCGCGTCGACGCGCGGGCCGAGCGCATGGATGACTTCTGCGTGCTCTGGTCCTTCAGTCCGGTCGCGCGCGGCGCACGGGCCGGCCGGATCGACTTCCTGGCGCGCCACGATGCGCTCACCCGGCTGCCCAACCGCATTCCGGCGGTCGAGGAACTGCGCGAGCGACTGAACCTGCGCGACGGGCGGCTGCTGGCCGTCTGCTACCTGGACATCGACCGCTTCCGCGACGTCAACGATCGCTTCGGCCCGATGGGCGGCGACACCGTGCTGCGGGAGGTGGCGCGCCGCCTGAAGGCGGGCCTGCCGCACGAGGCCGTCGTCGCGCGCGTGGGGGGCGACGAGTTCGCGCTGGCGGTGTCCGTCGGCAGCCGGCAGCAGTGCGAAAACCTGGTGGCCCAGCTGCTCGCGCGGCTGGCGCACCCGTTCCGGCTCAAGGACGACACCGCCCGCCTGCGCGCCAGCGTGGGCGTGGCGCTGATGGCCGACGCCGAGCAGCCGACCGAGGTGATGCTGCAGCACGCGCAGCATGCGGTCTTCTTCGCCAAGCGGGCCGGCGGCAGCCAGCTGCATTTCTTCGATGCCAGCCAGGCACTCGAAGAGCAGGAGTCGCTGGAGCTTCGGCGGGCGATGGCCGAAGGCATGGCGCGGGGCGAGTTCTGGCTGGCCTACCAGCCCAAGGTGGACATGCGCTGCGGCCGTGTCATCGGCGCCGAGGCGCTGATCCGCTGGCGGCATCCGGCCTACGGCCAGCTGCAGCCGGGCGACTTCATCCCGCACATCGAGAACCACGAACTGGTGGAACAGCTGGGCGACTGGGCCATCGGCGAGGCCCTGCGCCAGGCCGCGGCCTGGCAGGCCGCGGGCACCGGCACCTCGGTGAGCGTGAACATCAACCCGCGCCAGATGCAGCGCTCGGACTTCATCGAGCGGCTCGGCGAACACCTGGCGCGCTACCCCGGCCTGCCGGCCGGCACGCTCGAGCTCGAGATCCTCGAGACCAGCGCCATCAAGGACTTCGCCACCGTCACCCGCTTCATCGAGGCGTGCAAGTCCTTCGGCGTGCCGGTGGCCATGGACGACTTCGGCACCGGCTATTCGTCGCTCACCTACCTGCGCCGGCTGCCGGTGGCGGCGCTCAAGCTCGACCAGTCCTTCGTCAATGGCGTGATCGACAACGCCGAGGACCAGGCGATCGTCAAGGGCATCCTGCTGCTGGCCCAGGGACTCGGCCTGAAGGCGATTGCCGAAGGCGTGGAGTCGGTCGCGCACGGCGGCGCGCTGATGGCGCTGGGCTGCACCCTGGGCCAGGGCTACGGCATCGCGCGGCCCATGGAACCTGACGCGCTGCCGGGCTGGATCGCCGACTACGAGCGCGCCCCGCTCTGGGGCCGCGCCGGGGACTGCAGCTGA
- a CDS encoding cation:proton antiporter — translation MPTTQLSVYFFLQIAVIITVCQVVGRLAQALGQPQVVGEMIAGVALGPSLLGWAFPELQRALFPKETLGMLYVGGQLGVGMYMFLVGTEFRADHFKSRFRSAVSVSAAGIFVPFVLAFALIPWLLTVPGLFSAQAKPLEAALFLGAAIAITAFPMLARIIHERGLAGTSLGTLALTAGAVDDAAAWCILAIVLASFGGQWGGAYAAIGGGIVYALFMIFIGSRLLKRLAAYVRPDAPLSSTLLATALVLFALSAFAMDAIGIHAVFGGFLLGAVLPRGALTEKLRAQLQPFVVVFLLPMFFTYSGLNTRLGVLLDPGILLAAVAILAASFCGKGIACWAAARASGESNRDAMAIGSLMNARGLMELIIINIGLQAGVIEPGLFSILVLMAILTTLMATPLFNWVTRAPKAPAVRAPV, via the coding sequence CGTCTACTTCTTCCTGCAGATCGCCGTGATCATCACGGTCTGCCAGGTCGTCGGCCGCCTGGCGCAGGCGCTCGGGCAGCCGCAGGTGGTGGGCGAGATGATTGCCGGCGTGGCGCTGGGCCCGTCGCTGCTGGGCTGGGCCTTCCCGGAACTCCAGCGCGCGCTGTTCCCGAAGGAGACGCTGGGCATGCTCTACGTCGGTGGGCAGCTGGGCGTGGGCATGTACATGTTCCTCGTGGGCACCGAGTTCCGCGCCGATCACTTCAAGAGCCGTTTCCGCAGCGCGGTCTCGGTGTCGGCCGCCGGCATCTTCGTGCCCTTCGTACTGGCCTTCGCGCTGATCCCCTGGCTGCTCACCGTTCCCGGCCTGTTCTCCGCCCAGGCCAAGCCGCTCGAAGCGGCGCTGTTTCTGGGCGCGGCCATTGCCATCACGGCCTTCCCGATGCTGGCGCGCATCATCCACGAGCGCGGCCTGGCCGGCACCTCGCTGGGCACGCTGGCGCTCACGGCCGGCGCGGTCGACGACGCGGCCGCCTGGTGCATCCTGGCCATCGTGCTGGCGAGCTTCGGCGGCCAGTGGGGCGGTGCCTATGCCGCGATCGGCGGCGGCATCGTCTATGCGCTCTTCATGATCTTCATCGGTTCGCGGTTGCTCAAGCGGCTGGCCGCCTATGTGCGGCCCGATGCGCCCTTGAGTTCCACCCTGCTGGCGACCGCGCTGGTGCTGTTCGCGCTGAGCGCCTTCGCCATGGACGCCATCGGCATCCACGCCGTGTTCGGCGGCTTCCTGCTCGGTGCGGTGCTGCCGCGCGGCGCGCTCACCGAGAAGCTGCGCGCGCAGCTGCAGCCCTTCGTGGTGGTCTTCCTGCTGCCGATGTTCTTCACCTATTCCGGCCTCAACACCCGCCTGGGGGTGCTGCTGGACCCGGGCATCCTGCTGGCGGCGGTCGCGATCCTGGCGGCCTCGTTCTGTGGCAAGGGCATCGCCTGCTGGGCCGCGGCACGCGCGTCCGGCGAGAGCAACCGCGACGCGATGGCCATCGGTTCGCTGATGAACGCCCGCGGGTTGATGGAGCTGATCATCATCAACATCGGCCTGCAGGCCGGTGTGATCGAGCCGGGGCTGTTCTCGATCCTGGTCCTCATGGCGATCCTGACCACGCTGATGGCCACGCCGTTGTTCAACTGGGTGACGCGTGCGCCCAAGGCCCCCGCTGTGCGGGCGCCTGTCTGA
- a CDS encoding sensor domain-containing diguanylate cyclase: MSQLTDFESMFDLAPVSLWVEDFSAVRRIFERWRAEGVEDLIAHLRADPARVGECMSSIQVLKVNQTTLDLFGAADHAALVAGLGQIFSGDMAELMTHELDQLWRGKLLYENTTVNYTLDGRRLDVQLRVRILPGHETTWDRVLVSLDDITARMKAVREREASAQYAQGLFEHSPVSLWVEDFSAVKKLLDDIRKRGITDFNTFLKVHPEFVTRCIEEIRVIDVNRETLRMFAADDRRMLLENIPRIFRDEMRDSFAEQLQDLWVGKTLQHREVINYSLSGELVNIHMQFAVLEAHLHDWSMVLVSLMDITARKKAEAYLEYLGKHDVLTQLRNRTFYTEELNRLNRKGPWPVSVLLIDLNGLKQVNDEDGHAAGDALLRRVGEVLGQAAESPAWPARVGGDEFAVLMPATDERGAETLRERILSMVDLNNQFYAGRSGHVLSLAVGIATCEVGEPLEGALMRADKAMYRDKALHYETHVKRRNGDAPSPTPPV, encoded by the coding sequence ATGTCCCAGCTGACCGATTTCGAGTCCATGTTCGACCTGGCGCCGGTGTCGCTGTGGGTGGAAGACTTCAGTGCAGTGCGACGGATCTTCGAGCGCTGGCGTGCCGAAGGCGTCGAAGACCTGATCGCCCATCTGCGGGCCGACCCGGCGCGCGTGGGCGAGTGCATGTCGTCGATCCAGGTGCTCAAGGTCAACCAGACCACGCTCGACCTCTTCGGCGCGGCCGACCACGCCGCGCTGGTCGCCGGCCTCGGCCAGATCTTCAGCGGCGACATGGCCGAGCTGATGACCCATGAGCTCGACCAGCTCTGGCGGGGCAAGCTGCTCTACGAGAACACCACGGTCAACTACACGCTCGACGGTCGCCGGCTCGACGTGCAGCTGCGCGTGCGCATCCTGCCGGGCCACGAGACCACGTGGGACCGCGTGCTGGTGTCGCTCGACGACATCACGGCGCGCATGAAGGCCGTGCGCGAACGCGAGGCCAGCGCGCAGTACGCGCAAGGCCTCTTCGAGCATTCGCCGGTGTCGCTGTGGGTGGAAGACTTCAGCGCGGTCAAGAAGCTGCTGGACGACATCCGCAAGCGCGGCATCACCGACTTCAACACCTTCCTCAAGGTGCATCCGGAATTCGTCACCCGCTGCATCGAGGAGATCCGGGTGATCGACGTCAACCGCGAGACCCTGCGCATGTTCGCGGCCGACGACCGCCGCATGCTGCTCGAGAACATCCCGCGCATCTTCCGCGACGAGATGCGCGACTCCTTCGCCGAACAGCTGCAGGACCTGTGGGTCGGCAAGACGCTGCAGCACCGCGAGGTGATCAACTACTCGCTCAGCGGCGAGCTGGTCAACATCCACATGCAGTTCGCGGTGCTCGAGGCGCATCTGCACGACTGGAGCATGGTGCTGGTCTCGCTGATGGACATCACGGCGCGCAAGAAGGCCGAGGCCTACCTCGAATACCTGGGCAAGCACGACGTCCTGACGCAGCTGCGCAACCGCACCTTCTACACCGAGGAGCTCAACCGCCTGAACCGCAAGGGGCCGTGGCCGGTGTCGGTGCTGCTGATCGACCTCAACGGCTTGAAGCAGGTGAACGACGAGGACGGCCATGCGGCCGGCGATGCGCTGCTGCGCCGTGTCGGCGAGGTGCTCGGCCAGGCGGCCGAGAGCCCGGCCTGGCCGGCACGCGTCGGCGGCGACGAATTCGCTGTGCTGATGCCCGCCACCGACGAGCGTGGCGCCGAGACGCTGCGCGAGCGCATCCTGTCGATGGTCGACCTCAACAACCAGTTCTACGCCGGCCGCAGCGGCCACGTGCTGAGCCTGGCCGTCGGCATCGCGACCTGCGAAGTGGGCGAGCCGCTCGAGGGGGCCCTGATGCGTGCCGACAAGGCGATGTACCGCGACAAGGCGCTGCACTACGAGACCCATGTGAAACGTCGCAATGGCGACGCGCCGTCCCCGACGCCGCCGGTCTGA